Proteins from one Nicotiana tabacum cultivar K326 chromosome 23, ASM71507v2, whole genome shotgun sequence genomic window:
- the LOC107778536 gene encoding putative aspartyl protease At4g16563: MASSSVFFTLFTFFSLFLLSSYAETLVFPLTHSFSKTQYNSTHHLLKSTSARSATRLHHHRQVSLPLTPGSDYTLSFSLGSQTISLYMDTGSDVVWLPCHPFDCILCEGKYNPSIIPNPGPLNLTSAVPVTCKSRSCSAVHSSMSSSNLCAMAKCPLEDIEISDCKSYTCPPFYYAYGDGSFIAKLYSDKLSIPTSSPSSLILHNFTFGCAHSALGEPIGVAGFGRGKLSLPAQLAINSPEIGNFFSYCLVSHSFDTTKVHKPSPLILGRYSVDEKMKQMKDYEIGYAYTPMLENPKHPYFYCVGLEAVTIGKMKIPAPASLRRVDGRGNGGMVVDSGTTFTMLPHVFYETVVTEFDKQVGPVYKRVYPVEERTGLSPCYYLDKGSSNVPQLLLHFGGNSSVVMPKRNYFYEFLDGGDDGKLKRKVGCVMLMNGGVEEESGPAGLLGNYQQQGFEVVYDLEKKRVGFARRKCASLWDNLNQH, encoded by the coding sequence ATGGCTTCTTCCTCTGTTTTCTTCACTCTTTTCACTTTCTTCTCACTCTTCCTTCTCTCCTCCTACGCAGAAACGTTAGTTTTCCCTTTAACACATTCTTTCTCAAAAACCCAATACAACAGTACTCACCATCTCCTCAAATCCACCTCCGCTCGCTCCGCCACTCGCCTCCACCACCACCGTCAAGTTTCCCTCCCTCTCACTCCGGGAAGTGATTACACACTCTCCTTTTCTCTTGGCTCTCAAACTATTTCCCTCTACATGGATACTGGCAGCGACGTCGTTTGGCTCCCTTGTCACCCTTTTGATTGTATCCTCTGTGAAGGCAAGTATAACCCTTCCATTATTCCTAACCCTGGCCCACTCAACCTCACCTCTGCTGTCCCCGTCACGTGCAAGTCACGCTCCTGCTCCGCCGTTCACTCTTCTATGTCTTCCTCTAACCTCTGCGCTATGGCGAAATGCCCGCTCGAAGACATTGAAATTTCCGATTGTAAATCTTACACGTGTCCACCTTTTTACTATGCTTATGGCGACGGCAGTTTTATAGCGAAATTATATAGCGATAAATTATCAATACCCACGTCATCGCCGTCGTCGCTAATTTTGCATAATTTTACGTTCGGCTGTGCTCACAGTGCACTTGGTGAACCTATTGGAGTAGCCGGTTTTGGCCGTGGGAAACTTTCTTTGCCGGCTCAACTCGCTATCAACTCACCCGAAATCGGAAATTTTTTCTCTTATTGTTTAGTTTCTCATTCTTTTGATACTACAAAAGTTCATAAACCGAGTCCGCTTATCCTCGGTCGTTACTCAGTTGATgaaaaaatgaagcaaatgaaagATTACGAAATTGGTTATGCTTATACTCCTATGCTCGAAAATCCAAAACACCCGTATTTTTACTGCGTCGGACTTGAAGCAGTGACTATCGGAAAAATGAAGATTCCGGCGCCGGCGAGTTTGCGGCGAGTTGACGGTAGAGGAAACGGAGGAATGGTGGTGGATTCTGGAACGACTTTTACTATGTTGCCGCATGTGTTTTATGAAACAGTGGTAACTGAATTTGATAAACAAGTTGGACCGGTTTATAAGAGAGTGTACCCGGTTGAGGAACGGACCGGACTTAGCCCGTGTTACTATTTGGATAAGGGTTCTTCAAATGTGCCGCAGCTGCTTTTACATTTTGGGGGAAATTCCAGTGTGGTGATGCCTAAGAGGAATTACTTTTATGAATTTTTGGACGGTGGAGATGATGGGAAGTTGAAAAGGAAAGTGGGGTGTGTGATGCTGATGAACGGTGGTGTTGAAGAGGAAAGTGGGCCCGCTGGGTTATTAGGAAATTATCAGCAACAAGGGTTTGAAGTTGTTTATGATTTGGAAAAGAAGAGAGTTGGATTTGCCAGGAGGAAGTGCGCATCTTTGTGGGATAATTTGAATCAGCACTAA